In one window of Aceticella autotrophica DNA:
- a CDS encoding DUF3189 family protein, with protein sequence MKIIYYSYYGCYSTIIAAYIHSKIIDDVISKEEFYDIPEIFEINYGILKYIGIDENNNEIYVIAMKNFSDNIKKTFEGLRKIFNLEFEKIIFVDTSSFDVRYFNIYLYLRKVRIFKNIIDYILYKKIMANYRHIKSFVDLNKIKNNIIWG encoded by the coding sequence AGCAGCATATATACATTCTAAGATAATAGATGATGTTATAAGTAAAGAAGAATTTTATGATATACCTGAAATTTTTGAAATCAATTATGGTATATTAAAGTACATAGGTATTGATGAAAATAATAATGAAATATATGTAATTGCTATGAAAAACTTTAGTGATAATATTAAGAAGACTTTTGAAGGATTGAGGAAAATATTTAACCTTGAATTTGAGAAAATAATATTTGTTGATACATCAAGTTTTGATGTCAGGTATTTTAATATATATTTATATTTAAGAAAAGTCAGGATATTTAAAAATATTATAGATTATATATTGTATAAAAAAATAATGGCAAACTATAGGCATATTAAATCATTTGTAGATTTAAATAAAATAAAAAACAATATTATTTGGGGGTAG
- a CDS encoding DUF3189 family protein, giving the protein MIIAYVCYGSAHSSIVAASIHVGLLPMRKLPTYEEIISLPHYDITDGSQIGIPFYMGTDEFYNDVYAIGAKNGRKILIKAVYSFLEETAISKDEIILIDALPTIGLLTKIGGMASRRFKMVSIGRPITVYGILKKYDNFIKLVKEVKNKLEIKS; this is encoded by the coding sequence ATGATAATTGCATATGTATGCTATGGTAGTGCTCATTCATCAATTGTAGCAGCATCAATACATGTTGGATTGCTTCCAATGAGAAAACTTCCAACCTACGAAGAAATAATCAGTTTGCCTCATTATGATATAACGGATGGAAGTCAAATAGGGATACCTTTTTATATGGGAACAGATGAATTTTATAATGATGTTTATGCAATTGGTGCAAAAAATGGAAGGAAGATATTAATAAAAGCGGTATATAGTTTCCTTGAGGAAACAGCCATATCAAAAGATGAGATAATACTGATTGATGCATTACCTACTATTGGATTATTGACAAAAATTGGGGGTATGGCATCCCGTAGATTTAAAATGGTTTCGATAGGTAGACCTATAACAGTATATGGGATACTTAAAAAATACGATAATTTCATTAAATTAGTTAAGGAAGTAAAAAACAAGCTGGAAATAAAGTCTTGA
- a CDS encoding DUF512 domain-containing protein has translation MKPHIVKGIVRNSIADSLGIEPGDALISINGEKIIDIIDYKFLESGDFINVLIQKHDGEEYLFEIEKDYDEDLGLIFESGIIDKPKHCSNKCIFCFIDQLPDKMRESLYFKDDDYRFSFLQGNFITLTNMKDQEIERIIKYRLSPIYVSVHATDDEVRKKILNNSKAGGILEKLKRLTLYGIKVHCQIVLCPGINDGMILDKSIKDLSDLYPGVKSVAVVPVGLTDYREGLYKLEPYNHDEAVKLIAQVTEWQNKLKEEKGTSFVFIADEFYVLANKEIPEYDHYEGFPHLENGVGLMALFKNQFDTYFKNIKTFKVNFNKYVVITGISAYEFIKGFADKLNKIGFNIEVKSIKNDFFGHGITVSGLVTGEDIINQLKGKIDGKILIIPECMLKAGTDIFLDDMTVAGLEKQLNARVIISEVNGKSFIQKINMGR, from the coding sequence ATGAAACCGCATATAGTAAAAGGCATTGTAAGAAACAGCATTGCGGATAGCTTAGGAATAGAGCCAGGAGATGCTCTGATTTCTATTAATGGAGAAAAGATTATTGATATTATAGATTATAAATTTTTAGAATCAGGGGATTTTATCAATGTATTGATACAGAAACATGATGGAGAAGAATATTTATTTGAGATAGAAAAAGACTATGATGAGGATTTGGGGCTTATATTTGAAAGTGGAATAATAGACAAACCGAAGCATTGCAGTAATAAATGTATATTTTGTTTTATAGATCAGCTTCCGGATAAAATGAGAGAATCTCTTTATTTTAAAGATGATGATTATCGGTTTTCTTTCCTACAAGGTAATTTTATAACATTGACAAATATGAAGGATCAGGAGATAGAAAGAATTATAAAATACAGGCTTTCACCGATTTACGTATCAGTACATGCGACAGATGATGAAGTTAGGAAGAAAATATTAAATAATTCGAAAGCAGGCGGTATTTTAGAGAAACTAAAAAGATTAACTTTATATGGGATTAAAGTACACTGTCAGATTGTTTTATGCCCAGGTATCAATGATGGTATGATACTTGATAAAAGTATAAAGGATTTATCGGATTTATACCCGGGGGTTAAATCGGTTGCTGTTGTTCCGGTAGGGCTTACTGATTATCGTGAAGGACTTTATAAATTAGAACCTTATAACCATGACGAGGCAGTAAAATTGATAGCACAGGTTACAGAGTGGCAAAATAAATTGAAAGAAGAAAAAGGTACATCCTTTGTTTTTATAGCAGATGAATTTTATGTACTTGCCAATAAAGAAATACCCGAATATGACCATTATGAAGGATTTCCACATCTTGAAAATGGTGTTGGTTTAATGGCATTATTTAAAAATCAATTTGATACTTATTTTAAAAACATAAAAACATTTAAAGTTAATTTCAATAAATATGTTGTAATAACTGGTATATCTGCATATGAATTTATTAAGGGATTCGCTGATAAATTAAATAAAATAGGTTTTAATATAGAGGTAAAGTCAATAAAAAATGACTTTTTTGGACATGGAATAACGGTTTCGGGTCTTGTAACAGGCGAAGATATAATTAATCAATTAAAAGGAAAAATCGATGGTAAAATATTGATTATACCGGAATGTATGTTAAAGGCTGGTACAGATATCTTCCTTGATGATATGACGGTTGCAGGATTAGAAAAACAGCTTAACGCACGTGTTATAATATCAGAAGTGAATGGAAAAAGTTTTATACAAAAGATTAATATGGGAAGGTGA
- the der gene encoding ribosome biogenesis GTPase Der, which produces MEKVLYKRLIWEGDSVYPMVGIIGRPNVGKSTLFNKIVGQRISIVEDKPGVTRDRIYSKTEWLGKNFILIDTGGLEPKSDDEIFTKMRLQVEAAIDMVDLILFVVDAKEGLISNDEEVADILRRSRKKVLLVCNKIDNFKEMPASYYDFMKLGFGEPIPISAANGLGIGDLLDDVIKNLPEKKEDYSDDTIKIAVIGKPNVGKSSLVNKILGEERVIVSDIPGTTRDAIDTFFEKDGTNFVIIDTAGMRKKGKIYESIERYSVIRALSAIERADICLLVIDAKKGPTEQDTKIAGYAYENNKAVIIIVNKWDLIEKDTNTINEYTRIIREKFAFLNFAPILFISVKTGQRVNRILEEIKKVWEQFNKRISTGILNNTVNEAILVNPPPAKKGKLLKIYYMTQVSIKPPTFAVFVNEPELMHFSYKRFLENSIRQNFGFSGVPINILIRKR; this is translated from the coding sequence ATGGAAAAAGTTTTATACAAAAGATTAATATGGGAAGGTGATAGCGTGTATCCAATGGTAGGTATAATAGGAAGACCAAATGTTGGTAAATCAACTCTTTTTAATAAGATTGTGGGGCAGAGAATATCAATTGTTGAAGATAAACCAGGTGTTACAAGGGATAGGATATATTCAAAAACAGAATGGCTGGGAAAAAATTTTATTCTAATAGATACAGGTGGATTAGAGCCAAAGTCTGACGATGAAATATTCACGAAAATGCGTCTTCAGGTAGAAGCAGCAATAGATATGGTAGATTTAATACTTTTTGTAGTTGATGCAAAGGAAGGGTTAATTTCAAATGATGAGGAAGTTGCAGATATACTTCGGAGGTCTCGCAAAAAAGTTTTGCTTGTTTGCAATAAGATTGACAACTTTAAAGAAATGCCTGCCTCATATTATGATTTTATGAAACTGGGATTTGGAGAGCCAATACCTATATCTGCAGCAAATGGTCTTGGTATAGGGGATTTGCTTGATGATGTAATAAAAAATTTGCCTGAGAAAAAAGAAGATTATTCAGATGATACGATTAAAATAGCAGTTATAGGCAAGCCAAATGTTGGAAAATCATCATTGGTTAATAAAATATTAGGTGAGGAGAGGGTAATAGTAAGTGATATACCGGGTACTACAAGGGATGCCATAGATACCTTCTTTGAAAAGGATGGTACAAATTTTGTAATAATTGATACCGCAGGAATGAGAAAAAAGGGTAAAATATATGAATCTATTGAGCGTTATAGTGTTATAAGGGCGTTATCAGCTATAGAAAGGGCAGACATTTGCCTTTTAGTTATTGATGCAAAAAAAGGTCCAACAGAACAAGATACAAAAATAGCTGGATATGCATATGAAAATAATAAAGCAGTAATAATCATTGTGAATAAATGGGATTTAATTGAAAAAGATACAAATACTATTAATGAATATACGAGAATAATAAGAGAAAAATTTGCATTTCTTAACTTTGCCCCTATACTTTTTATTTCTGTTAAAACAGGGCAAAGAGTAAATCGAATACTTGAAGAAATAAAAAAGGTATGGGAGCAATTTAATAAAAGGATCTCTACTGGTATTTTAAATAATACTGTAAATGAAGCCATACTAGTTAATCCACCTCCGGCAAAGAAGGGAAAGTTACTTAAAATATATTATATGACTCAAGTAAGTATAAAACCTCCAACATTTGCGGTATTTGTAAATGAACCGGAGCTTATGCATTTTTCGTATAAAAGGTTTCTTGAAAATAGTATAAGACAAAATTTTGGTTTTAGCGGTGTACCTATTAATATATTAATAAGAAAAAGATAA
- the plsY gene encoding glycerol-3-phosphate 1-O-acyltransferase PlsY, with protein sequence MLRVLAVVIAYLIGGINSAYLISKYIKKIDVRNYGSGNAGATNVMRILGVKAAVFVFLLDVLKGIIAVSIGRYLCGETGALLSGIAVVCGHNWPIFLNFKGGKGIATSLGVILIINPLFGIYSLIAAILVIAITKYVSLGSILGSLFFLLLNLIYWKSFSTFLFALIMMLLAVFQHRSNIKRLFSGTELKLGQKTRVK encoded by the coding sequence GTGCTAAGGGTATTAGCTGTTGTTATTGCATATCTCATAGGCGGAATAAATAGTGCATATTTAATTAGTAAATATATTAAGAAAATCGATGTTAGAAATTATGGAAGTGGAAATGCCGGGGCAACAAATGTAATGAGAATTCTTGGTGTAAAAGCAGCTGTTTTTGTATTTCTTCTTGATGTTTTAAAAGGTATAATTGCAGTATCCATTGGTAGATATCTATGTGGTGAAACTGGTGCTTTACTGTCAGGCATAGCTGTTGTTTGTGGGCATAATTGGCCGATATTTTTAAATTTTAAAGGAGGAAAAGGAATTGCAACAAGTCTTGGGGTTATTTTAATAATAAATCCATTATTTGGAATTTATTCTTTGATTGCTGCTATATTGGTTATAGCAATTACAAAATATGTATCATTAGGTTCAATTTTAGGCTCATTATTTTTTTTATTGCTGAATTTGATATATTGGAAGTCGTTTTCTACGTTTTTGTTTGCTTTAATTATGATGCTGCTTGCAGTATTCCAGCATAGGTCAAATATTAAGCGGTTATTTTCTGGAACAGAGTTAAAACTGGGGCAGAAAACAAGAGTTAAATAA
- a CDS encoding NAD(P)H-dependent glycerol-3-phosphate dehydrogenase → MEILILGAGSWGTAMAIHLNDLGHKITLWTRDIEQRNYILKTRYNKKYLDVLIPYNIVITTDIKEAVKNNSIIIFAVPSDVVRNVAVDLKGIIDKKTIIVNLAKGIETTSLKRMSEVINEILDNTIVVLSGPSHAEEVCRHIPTACVLSSKNINACEYIQDIFMNENFRLYINKDIIGVELGGALKNIIALGAGISDGLGFGDNTKAALMTRGLAEISRLGVALGADPLTFLGLSGMGDLIVTCTSMYSRNRRAGIKIGQGKSLKEALKEIGMVVEGVKTTESAYKLSQIHNITMPITKEMYSILFEGKNPHDAVYNLMTRSKKHEMEYI, encoded by the coding sequence ATGGAAATTTTGATTTTAGGAGCTGGAAGCTGGGGAACTGCGATGGCAATACATCTTAATGACCTTGGTCACAAAATTACATTATGGACAAGAGATATAGAGCAAAGAAATTATATTTTAAAGACACGGTATAACAAAAAATATTTAGATGTTTTAATACCCTATAACATCGTTATAACAACAGATATAAAAGAAGCAGTTAAAAATAATAGCATCATTATTTTTGCGGTTCCTTCAGATGTAGTCAGAAATGTTGCTGTAGATTTAAAAGGCATAATAGATAAAAAAACGATTATTGTTAATCTTGCTAAAGGGATAGAAACAACAAGTTTAAAAAGAATGTCAGAAGTAATAAATGAAATACTTGATAATACAATTGTAGTTTTATCTGGTCCCAGCCATGCAGAGGAGGTATGCAGGCATATACCTACAGCATGTGTATTATCATCTAAAAATATTAATGCATGTGAATATATACAGGACATATTCATGAATGAAAATTTTAGACTTTATATTAACAAGGATATAATTGGAGTTGAGCTGGGTGGAGCTTTGAAAAATATAATTGCACTTGGGGCTGGTATTTCAGATGGTTTAGGTTTTGGAGACAATACAAAGGCTGCATTGATGACACGTGGACTCGCTGAAATATCAAGGCTTGGGGTTGCCCTTGGAGCAGATCCGTTGACATTTTTGGGGCTCTCAGGAATGGGAGATCTCATTGTAACATGCACCAGTATGTATTCAAGGAATAGAAGAGCCGGCATTAAAATAGGTCAAGGTAAATCACTTAAAGAAGCCTTGAAAGAAATAGGTATGGTCGTAGAAGGTGTTAAAACAACAGAATCAGCATATAAATTATCACAGATACATAATATAACGATGCCGATAACTAAAGAAATGTATTCAATATTGTTTGAAGGCAAAAATCCACATGATGCGGTTTACAATCTAATGACAAGAAGTAAAAAACACGAAATGGAATATATATAA
- the spoIVA gene encoding stage IV sporulation protein A has protein sequence MENYDIYWGIAERTEGDIYIGVVGPVRTGKSTFIKRFMDILVLPNIENEHQKERVLDELPQSAAGKTIMTTEPKFVPEKAVEITINENTTFSVRLVDCVGYMVKGAMGYLEDEKPRMVTTPWYDYEIPFVEAAEIGTKKVINDHSTIGLVITTDGSITEIPRENYVEAEERVVGELKEINKPFIIILNTINKNNPETQKLCRELEEKYDVPVVLMNVLKMEIADIQKILEKVLYEFPIKELNIDFPKWVDVLENDHWLKQNIMETVKESIIEMFKLRDVSKTAEGLKSNENLEDVVIKKIDPGEGYADLEIKAKEGLFFKILSDECGLNIQGDKDLMRMMKELSYAKFQYDRLKYALEDADKTGVGIVPASIDNMQFEKPEIIRQGGSFAVRLRASAPSLHIFRTDITTEVSPIVGTEKQSEDFVKYITEQFENDPDKIWESNIFGKSLSDLVKEGMQNKLKMIPENVSLKLRDTLERIVNDGGGGIICIIL, from the coding sequence GTGGAAAACTATGATATTTATTGGGGTATAGCTGAAAGAACGGAAGGCGACATATATATTGGCGTAGTTGGACCTGTTAGAACTGGAAAATCAACATTTATAAAGAGATTTATGGATATACTTGTATTGCCAAATATTGAAAATGAGCATCAAAAAGAAAGAGTGCTTGATGAACTGCCACAGAGTGCTGCAGGTAAAACCATAATGACAACAGAACCAAAGTTTGTACCTGAAAAGGCAGTAGAAATAACAATAAATGAGAATACAACCTTCAGTGTTAGGCTTGTGGATTGCGTTGGATATATGGTAAAGGGTGCTATGGGATATCTTGAAGATGAAAAACCCAGGATGGTAACAACGCCATGGTATGATTATGAAATACCATTTGTAGAAGCTGCTGAAATCGGAACAAAAAAGGTAATAAATGACCATTCCACAATTGGGCTTGTAATTACAACAGACGGAAGTATTACAGAGATTCCAAGAGAAAATTATGTAGAAGCCGAAGAAAGGGTGGTAGGCGAACTGAAGGAAATAAACAAACCTTTTATAATTATCTTAAATACAATAAATAAAAATAATCCGGAAACACAAAAATTATGCAGAGAACTGGAAGAAAAATATGATGTTCCGGTTGTTTTAATGAATGTATTAAAAATGGAAATTGCAGATATTCAAAAAATTCTTGAAAAAGTATTGTATGAATTTCCCATAAAGGAATTAAACATTGATTTTCCAAAATGGGTTGATGTTCTTGAAAATGACCATTGGTTAAAACAAAATATAATGGAAACAGTTAAGGAAAGTATAATTGAAATGTTTAAATTAAGAGATGTTTCAAAAACAGCAGAAGGACTCAAATCTAATGAGAATCTCGAAGATGTTGTTATTAAAAAAATAGATCCCGGAGAAGGGTATGCGGATTTAGAAATAAAGGCAAAAGAAGGTTTATTTTTTAAGATATTAAGTGACGAATGCGGATTAAATATTCAAGGAGATAAGGATTTAATGAGAATGATGAAGGAATTGTCTTATGCAAAATTTCAATATGACAGATTAAAATATGCTTTAGAAGATGCTGATAAGACAGGTGTCGGTATTGTACCGGCAAGTATTGATAATATGCAATTTGAAAAACCAGAAATTATACGTCAAGGAGGGAGTTTTGCTGTAAGGTTGAGGGCATCTGCTCCATCACTTCATATATTTAGAACAGATATTACGACAGAGGTATCACCGATTGTTGGGACAGAGAAGCAAAGCGAGGATTTTGTAAAATATATTACGGAACAGTTTGAAAATGACCCTGATAAGATATGGGAATCTAATATATTTGGCAAATCATTAAGTGACCTTGTGAAAGAAGGAATGCAAAACAAGCTAAAAATGATACCTGAAAATGTGAGCCTTAAACTGAGGGACACGTTAGAACGAATAGTAAATGACGGAGGTGGCGGAATAATTTGCATTATTCTGTGA
- a CDS encoding phenylacetate--CoA ligase family protein has protein sequence MIKVMMEGFKLYNHNKWCREKIMQYSSKRMREMIKYAYTFSNFYKTLYKGTGIKYEKLDNIPIKELPVIDKEVVRNNFFDIVTDSISQREIEKAMKNNELMVRIGIYILVHTSGSTGKPCNFLYDIDALDMIEANMVRISLGGKKEIGWSDFPIKVLYIASVGSGYASTVVALNGIKKYRAKSMVINVADPIDTWKDKTKNFNPNYLAGYPSCVKILADMQQRGEINIKPKKIITGGEPLKKEVSSYLSSVFDADVIDYYGCTESIFLGIGTSWYEGMYLMDDMNYVEVDEFGRLIITPLHNKIFPLIRYRLNDVVEGFDREYKGPLPYTHIKRVIGREEEMMWFKNENGDKDFLHPLFIDDLEVHGIKEYQFIKTGDESFILNCVKLPHTNGNVEEEIKRQLDQFLSKKKLRNVKYKIHFKEMLQNDIKTGKVKMVIDITTKND, from the coding sequence ATGATAAAGGTGATGATGGAAGGGTTTAAATTATATAACCATAATAAATGGTGTCGTGAAAAAATAATGCAATACAGCAGTAAACGTATGAGAGAAATGATAAAATACGCATATACTTTCAGCAATTTTTATAAAACCCTCTATAAAGGGACAGGAATAAAATATGAAAAACTGGATAATATTCCTATTAAAGAATTGCCTGTGATAGATAAAGAAGTGGTTAGAAATAATTTTTTTGACATAGTTACTGATTCTATCTCACAGAGAGAGATAGAAAAGGCAATGAAAAATAATGAATTAATGGTAAGGATAGGGATATATATCCTTGTTCATACTTCCGGAAGCACAGGCAAGCCTTGCAATTTTCTGTATGATATAGATGCTTTGGATATGATAGAAGCTAATATGGTTCGGATAAGCTTGGGGGGTAAAAAGGAAATTGGATGGAGTGATTTCCCTATAAAGGTATTGTACATAGCTTCTGTAGGTAGCGGTTATGCTTCTACTGTAGTTGCCTTGAATGGAATTAAAAAATATCGGGCTAAAAGTATGGTAATAAACGTTGCTGACCCTATTGATACTTGGAAAGATAAAACTAAAAATTTTAATCCTAACTATTTGGCAGGTTATCCTTCCTGTGTAAAAATACTGGCAGATATGCAGCAAAGAGGTGAAATAAATATAAAGCCTAAAAAAATAATTACAGGAGGAGAACCTTTAAAAAAAGAAGTATCCAGTTATTTAAGCTCTGTTTTTGATGCTGACGTAATAGATTATTATGGCTGTACAGAATCAATATTTTTAGGTATAGGAACTAGCTGGTATGAAGGAATGTATCTCATGGATGATATGAATTATGTGGAAGTTGATGAGTTTGGCAGGCTAATTATAACTCCATTGCATAATAAAATTTTTCCTCTCATACGTTATCGACTGAATGATGTGGTGGAAGGATTTGATAGAGAATATAAAGGTCCTTTACCTTATACACATATTAAAAGAGTGATAGGAAGAGAAGAAGAAATGATGTGGTTTAAAAATGAAAATGGTGATAAGGATTTTCTCCACCCTCTTTTCATTGATGACCTTGAAGTTCATGGGATAAAGGAATATCAATTTATTAAAACTGGTGATGAGAGTTTTATATTAAATTGTGTAAAATTACCTCATACAAATGGAAATGTTGAAGAAGAAATTAAAAGACAACTTGACCAATTTTTGAGTAAAAAAAAGCTTAGAAATGTAAAATACAAAATACATTTCAAGGAGATGCTTCAGAATGATATAAAAACTGGAAAAGTGAAAATGGTTATAGATATTACGACAAAAAATGATTGA
- a CDS encoding YdcF family protein, whose translation MSRFLKLVVVLIFALVSIIAILTYQIISFGSTEKPKKSDAIIVLGCAVYGNTPSPFFKERLEEALKLYKEGYGRYIIISGGKGPGESISEAEAGKRYLLEKNVPSKNILLDNKSFSTYENLLFSKEIMEKNSFKTAIIVSNKSHLKRASIITKRIGIDASFSGVFVKEYVGDEVYGFLREVPALFCTYTKGW comes from the coding sequence ATGAGTCGATTTCTTAAATTGGTTGTTGTTTTAATTTTTGCATTAGTTAGCATTATTGCAATATTGACATACCAGATAATTTCCTTTGGGTCTACAGAAAAACCGAAAAAATCTGATGCGATAATAGTTTTGGGATGTGCAGTGTACGGAAATACGCCGAGTCCATTTTTTAAGGAGAGACTTGAAGAAGCTTTAAAGCTATATAAAGAAGGGTATGGTCGTTATATTATAATTTCTGGAGGGAAGGGACCGGGAGAGAGCATTTCAGAAGCGGAGGCTGGAAAGAGATATCTTCTTGAAAAAAACGTCCCTTCTAAAAATATTTTGCTTGACAATAAATCTTTTTCTACTTATGAGAATTTACTTTTTTCCAAGGAAATTATGGAGAAAAATTCATTTAAAACTGCAATAATCGTTTCAAATAAATCCCATTTAAAGCGAGCGAGCATAATAACAAAGAGGATTGGAATAGATGCAAGTTTTTCAGGAGTTTTTGTAAAAGAGTATGTTGGAGATGAGGTTTATGGTTTTTTAAGGGAAGTACCGGCACTTTTTTGCACCTATACAAAGGGATGGTAG
- the sigY gene encoding RNA polymerase sigma factor SigY codes for MEEKEMIYKAKNGNKHALNELFLQNYNALLGYCIKMTGNPTLAQDIAQDTMLKAILNIKKFATEAKFSTWLLKIATNTFKDYLRKHKNVEVVEEISTNNMKNIEETAITNLQYKELMNILMKFPYEKRATFILKHYYGYKYEEIAQIIDCPVGTVRSRLHNAIKEIIKEMERRDLL; via the coding sequence ATGGAAGAGAAAGAAATGATATATAAAGCCAAAAATGGCAATAAACACGCTCTAAATGAACTCTTTTTACAAAACTATAATGCTTTACTGGGATATTGCATTAAAATGACAGGCAATCCCACACTTGCCCAAGATATTGCACAGGATACAATGCTTAAAGCTATTTTAAATATTAAAAAATTTGCCACTGAAGCTAAATTCTCTACATGGCTTTTAAAAATTGCCACTAATACATTTAAAGATTATTTAAGAAAACATAAAAATGTTGAAGTTGTTGAAGAAATATCTACAAATAACATGAAAAACATAGAAGAAACCGCTATCACAAACCTTCAATATAAGGAACTAATGAATATTTTAATGAAATTTCCTTATGAGAAAAGAGCAACTTTTATTTTAAAACACTATTATGGTTACAAATACGAAGAAATTGCACAAATAATAGATTGTCCTGTAGGAACGGTGCGTTCGCGTTTACACAATGCTATAAAAGAGATAATAAAAGAAATGGAAAGAAGGGATTTGCTGTGA
- a CDS encoding zf-HC2 domain-containing protein encodes MKKKCKEIQNKIIDMHYGEIDENIEFISHIENCNDCNRFKGKLELALDYMKILDTQVDTSALEIDIPKIIEKAYQIENKRKEKFNNVISGIILLVIAYKVLL; translated from the coding sequence GTGAAAAAAAAGTGTAAAGAAATACAAAACAAAATAATCGATATGCATTACGGTGAAATTGACGAAAATATAGAATTTATTTCACATATTGAAAATTGCAATGATTGCAATAGATTCAAAGGAAAATTAGAGCTGGCATTAGATTATATGAAAATTTTAGATACACAAGTTGACACCTCAGCCTTAGAAATAGACATTCCAAAAATTATAGAAAAAGCTTATCAAATAGAAAATAAAAGAAAAGAAAAATTTAATAATGTAATAAGCGGAATAATTCTACTTGTCATAGCCTATAAAGTGCTGCTTTAG